Proteins from a single region of Corylus avellana chromosome ca11, CavTom2PMs-1.0:
- the LOC132166494 gene encoding tyrosine decarboxylase 2-like isoform X2, giving the protein MDGGLRPMDAEQLREHAHKMVDFIADYYKSIENFPVLSQVEPGYLRGILPDSAPNHPESLEDIFNDVRAKILPGVTHWQSPNFFAYYPSNSSIAGFLGEMLSAGLNIVGFSWITSPAATELEMTVLDWLAKLLKLPDDFLSAGEGGGVIQGTASEAVLVVLLAARDKILRRVGKNALEKLVVYASDQTHSALQKACQIGGIHPENCRLLKTDSSINYALSPDVLGEAIAHDISNGLIPFFLCATVGTTSSTAVDPLLLLAKIAKSNGMWFHVDAAYAGSACICPEYRHHIDGVEEADSFNMNAHKWFLTNFDCSALWVKDRNALVQSLSTNPEFLKNKASQANMVVDYKDWQIPLGRRFRSLKLWMVLRLYGIENLQCYIRNHINLAKHFEGLVAQDPRFEVVTPRIFSLVCFRLLSSQNNEDHGNKLNHDLLDVVNSMGKIFISHTVLSGKYILRFAVGAPLTEERHVTAAWKVLQEEASTLLGSL; this is encoded by the exons AT GGATGGTGGGTTGAGGCCAATGGATGCTGAGCAACTCAGAGAGCATGCACACAAGATGGTGGATTTTATTGCTGATTACTACAAAAGTATTGAGAATTTTCCAGTTCTCAGCCAAGTTGAG CCCGGTTATCTTCGTGGAATCTTACCAGATTCTGCACCTAATCACCCTGAGTCATTGGAAGATATATTTAATG ACGTTCGGGCAAAGATATTACCTGGGGTAACCCATTGGCAAAGCCCAAACTTCTTTGCCTATTATCCCTCTAATAGCAGCATCGCCGGATTCTTAGGAGAAATGCTCAGTGCTGGTCTTAACATTGTGGGTTTCAGTTGGATAACTTCTCCTGCAGCAACAGAGCTTGAAATGACTGTTCTGGATTGGCTTGCTAAATTGCTCAAACTGCCGGATGATTTCCTTTCAGCAG GCGAAGGTGGTGGAGTGATACAGGGCACAGCAAGTGAAGCTGTTTTAGTTGTGCTATTGGCTGCTCGTGACAAGATTTTACGGAGGGTTGGCAAAAATGCCCTTGAGAAGCTTGTGGTTTATGCATCTGATCAAACGCATTCTGCACTACAAAAAGCCTGCCAG ATAGGAGGAATCCACCCAGAAAATTGCAGGTTGCTGAAAACAGATTCTTCTATTAACTATGCCCTCTCACCTGATGTACTCGGTGAAGCGATTGCACATGACATTTCCAATGGTTTAATCCCCTTTTTCTTATGTGCTACT GTTGGTACTACTTCATCAACAGCTGTTGATCCTTTGCTTTTGCTTGCAAAGATTGCTAAG AGTAATGGAATGTGGTTTCACGTGGATGCTGCTTATGCTGGAAGTGCCTGTATATGTCCAGAGTACCGCCACCATATTGATGGTGTTGAAGAAGCTGACTCCTTTAATATGAACGCACATAAATGgtttctaacaaattttgatTGTTCTGCGCTTTGGGTTAAG GATAGAAATGCCTTGGTTCAGTCCCTGTCTACAAATCCAGAGTTTCTGAAGAATAAA GCCTCTCAAGCAAACATGGTTGTGGATTACAAAGATTGGCAAATTCCTCTTGGACGTCGGTTTAG ATCATTGAAACTGTGGATGGTGTTGCGACTATACGGTATAGAAAACCTGCAATGCTACATAAGAAACCACATCAACTTGGCAAAACATTTTGAAGGGCTTGTTGCTCAAGACCCAAGATTTGAG GTTGTTACCCCTCGGATATTTTCATTAGTTTGTTTCCGCCTTCTGTCGTCTCAAAACAATGAAGATCACGGCAATAAACTGAACCATGACCTATTAGACGTCGTAAACTCAATggggaaaattttcatttctcaCACA GTTCTTTCAGGCAAATACATTCTACGTTTTGCTGTAGGAGCTCCATTGACAGAGGAGAGGCATGTCACTGCAGCTTGGAAGGTTTTGCAAGAGGAAGCCTCAACCCTGCTTGGAAGTTTGTAG
- the LOC132166438 gene encoding uncharacterized protein LOC132166438, with product MEDEAEMYDGIRAQFPLSFGKQSKPQTSLEVIHSATRRTTATNLPENPKPSSSIANKPTADIPSLSSSSRTWLTSLRHLKPPLPKPNSSANGGPETDEAELIGPPRPPPAAQLGSDDEEEVIVGPPRPPAGQLDSEDEEEEMIGPPRPPPGPNVDESGSDDDDDEEEEEENQYRIPLSNEIVLKGHTKVVSALAVDPSGSRVLSGSYDYTVRMYDFQGMNSRLGSFRQLEPSEGHQVRTISWSPTADRFLCVTGSAQAKIYDRDGLTLGEFIKGDMYIRDLKNTKGHISGLTCGEWHPKNKETILTSSEDGSLRIWDVNDFKSQKQVIKPKLARPGRVPVTTCTWDREGKCIAGGIADGSIQIWNLKPGWGSRPDIYVEKSHSEEITSLKFSSDGRILLSRSSDDSLKVWDLRQMKEPLKVFVDLPNHYAQTNIAFSPDEQLFLTGTSVERESTTGGLLCFFDRAKLELVSRVGISPTCSVVQCAWHPKLNQIFATSGDKSQGGTHILYDPTLSERGALVCVARAPRKKSVDDFEAKPVVHNPHALPLFRDQPSRKRQREKELKDPRKSHKPELPMTGPGFGGRVGTSAGSLLTQYLLKQGGMIKETWMDEDPREAILKFADAAAKDPKYIAPAYAETQPEPVFAKSDSEDEEK from the exons ATGGAGGACGAGGCGGAGATGTACGATGGGATCAGAGCCCAGTTCCCTCTCTCATTCGGCAAGCAATCGAAGCCCCAAACCTCTCTTGAAGTCATTCACAGCGCCACTCGTCGCACCACCGCCACGAACCTTCCAGAAAACCCAAAACCCTCGTCCTCCATCGCCAACAAACCCACCGCCGACATCccttctctctcctcctcctcccgaACCTGGCTCACCTCTCTCCGGCATCTGAAGCCCCCACTCCCTAAACCTAATTCTTCTGCCAACGGTGGGCCCGAGACCGATGAAGCTGAGTTGATTGGTCCACCTCGCCCGCCTCCGGCGGCCCAATTAGGCTCCGACGATGAGGAGGAAGTGATTGTTGGGCCTCCGAGGCCGCCGGCGGGCCAGCTGGACTCTGAGGACGAGGAGGAAGAGATGATTGGACCGCCAAGGCCGCCACCTGGGCCGAATGTGGACGAGTCTGGTTCGGACGATGACGATGacgaggaagaggaggaggagaatcAGTACCGGATTCCGCTGAGTAATGAGATTGTGCTCAAGGGGCACACCAAG GTTGTTTCAGCTCTTGCTGTTGATCCCTCTGGGTCTAGAGTTCTTTCCGGTAGTTATGACTATACAGTACGTATGTATGACTTTCAAGGGATGAATTCTCGTTTGGGATCATTTAGACAGCTGGAACCATCTGAAGGTCATCAAGTTCGTACTATTAGCTGGAGTCCAACAGCAGACCGTTTCTTGTGTGTGACTGGCTCAGCTCAAGCTAAG ATTTATGACCGTGATGGACTTACTCTAGGTGAATTTATTAAGGGGGATATGTATATCCGTGATCTGAAGAACACCAAGGGCCACATATCTGGATTGACTTGTGGAGAGTGGCACCCTAAAAATAAGGAGACAATTTTAACATCGTCAGAGGATGGATCACTGCGTATATGGGATGTAAATGACTTCAAAAGTCAGAAGCAG GTCATAAAACCAAAGCTTGCGAGACCTGGAAGGGTTCCAGTCACCACGTGCACTTGGGATCGTGAAGGGAAATGCATTGCTGGTGGCATAGCAGATGGTTCTATACAG ATATGGAACCTTAAGCCTGGATGGGGAAGCAGGCCAGACATATATGTTGAAAAAAGTCATTCAGAGGAAATTACTAGTCTTAAGTTCTCTAGCGATGGACGAATTTTATTGTCAAGAAGCTCTGATGATTCACTAAAG GTTTGGGATTTGCGCCAAATGAAAGAGCCGCTCAAGGTGTTTGTAGATCTTCCAAACCACTATGCCCAAACTAATATAGCTTTCAGTCCAGATGAACAACTATTCTTAACTGGAACATCTGTTGAAAGGGAGAGCACAACCGGAGGTTTGCTATGCTTTTTTGatcgagccaagcttgaacttGTTTCAAGAGTTGGGATATCCCCTACTTGTAGTGTTGTGCAGTGTGCTTGGCACCCAAAGCTCAATCAG ATCTTTGCAACATCTGGGGACAAAAGCCAAGGAGGCACTCACATATTATATGATCCAACCCTCAGCGAGAGAGGGGCTCTTGTCTGTGTTGCACGTGCTCCAAGGAAAAAATCTGTTGATGATTTTGAGGCAAAACCTGTGGTTCACAACCCTCATGCTCTACCTTTATTTAGAGATCAGCCAAGTCGAAAGCGTCAACGGGAGAAAGAATTGAAGGATCCTAGGAAGTCCCACAAGCCTGAACTCCCCATGACAGGACCAGGTTTTGGTGGAAGAGTTGGTACAAGTGCAGGCAGCTTATTGACCCAATATCTTCTTAAG CAAGGTGGTATGATCAAGGAGACATGGATGGATGAAGATCCAAGAGAAGCTATACTAAAGTTTGCTGATGCTGCAGCAAAAGATCCGAAGTACATTGCTCCAGCATATGCAGAAACCCAACCTGAACCCGTCTTCGCAAAATCAGACTCTGAGGATGAAGAGAAATGA
- the LOC132166494 gene encoding phenylacetaldehyde synthase-like isoform X3 has product MDGGLRPMDAEQLREHAHKMVDFIADYYKSIENFPVLSQVEPGYLRGILPDSAPNHPESLEDIFNDVRAKILPGVTHWQSPNFFAYYPSNSSIAGFLGEMLSAGLNIVGFSWITSPAATELEMTVLDWLAKLLKLPDDFLSAGEGGGVIQGTASEAVLVVLLAARDKILRRVGKNALEKLVVYASDQTHSALQKACQIGGIHPENCRLLKTDSSINYALSPDVLGEAIAHDISNGLIPFFLCATVGTTSSTAVDPLLLLAKIAKSNGMWFHVDAAYAGSACICPEYRHHIDGVEEADSFNMNAHKWFLTNFDCSALWVKDRNALVQSLSTNPEFLKNKASQANMVVDYKDWQIPLGRRFRSLKLWMVLRLYGIENLQCYIRNHINLAKHFEGLVAQDPRFEVLSGKYILRFAVGAPLTEERHVTAAWKVLQEEASTLLGSL; this is encoded by the exons AT GGATGGTGGGTTGAGGCCAATGGATGCTGAGCAACTCAGAGAGCATGCACACAAGATGGTGGATTTTATTGCTGATTACTACAAAAGTATTGAGAATTTTCCAGTTCTCAGCCAAGTTGAG CCCGGTTATCTTCGTGGAATCTTACCAGATTCTGCACCTAATCACCCTGAGTCATTGGAAGATATATTTAATG ACGTTCGGGCAAAGATATTACCTGGGGTAACCCATTGGCAAAGCCCAAACTTCTTTGCCTATTATCCCTCTAATAGCAGCATCGCCGGATTCTTAGGAGAAATGCTCAGTGCTGGTCTTAACATTGTGGGTTTCAGTTGGATAACTTCTCCTGCAGCAACAGAGCTTGAAATGACTGTTCTGGATTGGCTTGCTAAATTGCTCAAACTGCCGGATGATTTCCTTTCAGCAG GCGAAGGTGGTGGAGTGATACAGGGCACAGCAAGTGAAGCTGTTTTAGTTGTGCTATTGGCTGCTCGTGACAAGATTTTACGGAGGGTTGGCAAAAATGCCCTTGAGAAGCTTGTGGTTTATGCATCTGATCAAACGCATTCTGCACTACAAAAAGCCTGCCAG ATAGGAGGAATCCACCCAGAAAATTGCAGGTTGCTGAAAACAGATTCTTCTATTAACTATGCCCTCTCACCTGATGTACTCGGTGAAGCGATTGCACATGACATTTCCAATGGTTTAATCCCCTTTTTCTTATGTGCTACT GTTGGTACTACTTCATCAACAGCTGTTGATCCTTTGCTTTTGCTTGCAAAGATTGCTAAG AGTAATGGAATGTGGTTTCACGTGGATGCTGCTTATGCTGGAAGTGCCTGTATATGTCCAGAGTACCGCCACCATATTGATGGTGTTGAAGAAGCTGACTCCTTTAATATGAACGCACATAAATGgtttctaacaaattttgatTGTTCTGCGCTTTGGGTTAAG GATAGAAATGCCTTGGTTCAGTCCCTGTCTACAAATCCAGAGTTTCTGAAGAATAAA GCCTCTCAAGCAAACATGGTTGTGGATTACAAAGATTGGCAAATTCCTCTTGGACGTCGGTTTAG ATCATTGAAACTGTGGATGGTGTTGCGACTATACGGTATAGAAAACCTGCAATGCTACATAAGAAACCACATCAACTTGGCAAAACATTTTGAAGGGCTTGTTGCTCAAGACCCAAGATTTGAG GTTCTTTCAGGCAAATACATTCTACGTTTTGCTGTAGGAGCTCCATTGACAGAGGAGAGGCATGTCACTGCAGCTTGGAAGGTTTTGCAAGAGGAAGCCTCAACCCTGCTTGGAAGTTTGTAG
- the LOC132166494 gene encoding phenylacetaldehyde synthase-like isoform X1, producing MWDEHRDGGLRPMDAEQLREHAHKMVDFIADYYKSIENFPVLSQVEPGYLRGILPDSAPNHPESLEDIFNDVRAKILPGVTHWQSPNFFAYYPSNSSIAGFLGEMLSAGLNIVGFSWITSPAATELEMTVLDWLAKLLKLPDDFLSAGEGGGVIQGTASEAVLVVLLAARDKILRRVGKNALEKLVVYASDQTHSALQKACQIGGIHPENCRLLKTDSSINYALSPDVLGEAIAHDISNGLIPFFLCATVGTTSSTAVDPLLLLAKIAKSNGMWFHVDAAYAGSACICPEYRHHIDGVEEADSFNMNAHKWFLTNFDCSALWVKDRNALVQSLSTNPEFLKNKASQANMVVDYKDWQIPLGRRFRSLKLWMVLRLYGIENLQCYIRNHINLAKHFEGLVAQDPRFEVVTPRIFSLVCFRLLSSQNNEDHGNKLNHDLLDVVNSMGKIFISHTVLSGKYILRFAVGAPLTEERHVTAAWKVLQEEASTLLGSL from the exons ATGTGGGATGAGCACAGGGATGGTGGGTTGAGGCCAATGGATGCTGAGCAACTCAGAGAGCATGCACACAAGATGGTGGATTTTATTGCTGATTACTACAAAAGTATTGAGAATTTTCCAGTTCTCAGCCAAGTTGAG CCCGGTTATCTTCGTGGAATCTTACCAGATTCTGCACCTAATCACCCTGAGTCATTGGAAGATATATTTAATG ACGTTCGGGCAAAGATATTACCTGGGGTAACCCATTGGCAAAGCCCAAACTTCTTTGCCTATTATCCCTCTAATAGCAGCATCGCCGGATTCTTAGGAGAAATGCTCAGTGCTGGTCTTAACATTGTGGGTTTCAGTTGGATAACTTCTCCTGCAGCAACAGAGCTTGAAATGACTGTTCTGGATTGGCTTGCTAAATTGCTCAAACTGCCGGATGATTTCCTTTCAGCAG GCGAAGGTGGTGGAGTGATACAGGGCACAGCAAGTGAAGCTGTTTTAGTTGTGCTATTGGCTGCTCGTGACAAGATTTTACGGAGGGTTGGCAAAAATGCCCTTGAGAAGCTTGTGGTTTATGCATCTGATCAAACGCATTCTGCACTACAAAAAGCCTGCCAG ATAGGAGGAATCCACCCAGAAAATTGCAGGTTGCTGAAAACAGATTCTTCTATTAACTATGCCCTCTCACCTGATGTACTCGGTGAAGCGATTGCACATGACATTTCCAATGGTTTAATCCCCTTTTTCTTATGTGCTACT GTTGGTACTACTTCATCAACAGCTGTTGATCCTTTGCTTTTGCTTGCAAAGATTGCTAAG AGTAATGGAATGTGGTTTCACGTGGATGCTGCTTATGCTGGAAGTGCCTGTATATGTCCAGAGTACCGCCACCATATTGATGGTGTTGAAGAAGCTGACTCCTTTAATATGAACGCACATAAATGgtttctaacaaattttgatTGTTCTGCGCTTTGGGTTAAG GATAGAAATGCCTTGGTTCAGTCCCTGTCTACAAATCCAGAGTTTCTGAAGAATAAA GCCTCTCAAGCAAACATGGTTGTGGATTACAAAGATTGGCAAATTCCTCTTGGACGTCGGTTTAG ATCATTGAAACTGTGGATGGTGTTGCGACTATACGGTATAGAAAACCTGCAATGCTACATAAGAAACCACATCAACTTGGCAAAACATTTTGAAGGGCTTGTTGCTCAAGACCCAAGATTTGAG GTTGTTACCCCTCGGATATTTTCATTAGTTTGTTTCCGCCTTCTGTCGTCTCAAAACAATGAAGATCACGGCAATAAACTGAACCATGACCTATTAGACGTCGTAAACTCAATggggaaaattttcatttctcaCACA GTTCTTTCAGGCAAATACATTCTACGTTTTGCTGTAGGAGCTCCATTGACAGAGGAGAGGCATGTCACTGCAGCTTGGAAGGTTTTGCAAGAGGAAGCCTCAACCCTGCTTGGAAGTTTGTAG